GGGCGGCGATGACGGTTGCCGGAGTAACGATGTGGCTTGGCATAGGAGATCAGGCGTGACTGATCTGTTTGAGGGCTGAGTAGATTCTCCGGTAGTGGTTGTAGGCGTCGTCCATGGCGGCGGCCTGTTGCGGTGGGATGGTCTGGGCGACGCGGATGGTGGCTTCGCAGGCGGCTTCGACGGAGGGCCATGCATCGACGCCGGTTCCGGCGAGGAGGGCCGCGCCGAAGGCCCCGCCTTCTTCTGCTTCGAGGAGCTGGACTGGGTAATTGTAGACGTCGGCTTGAATCTGACGCCAAAGCGAACCGCGGGCTCCACCGCCGCCGAGACGGATGGCTCGGACGGGGACACCTAGTTCAGAGAAGAGGGTAAGGGTGTCGCGGAGGCTGAAGGCTACGCCTTCGAGGACGGCGCGTACGAAGTGTCCGCGTGTGTGGGAGGCGGTGATGCCGACGAAGGCGGCGCGGGCGGCGGGGTCGAGGTGGGGGGTGCGTTCGCCGAAGAGATAGGGTGCCCAGAGGAGGCCGTCGCTACCAGGTGGGATTTTTGCAGCTTCGGTTGTGAGGTCGCCGTAGCTGGCGTCGGAAGCGAAGGTGTCGCGGAAGTAGCGGAAGCTGAGGCCGGCGCCGTTGGTGACTCCCATGACGTGCCAACGGTTGGGGGCGGCGTGGCAGAAGGTGTGAAGACGGCCGAGGCGGTCTTTGACGGGGGAGTCGGTGGCGGCGAAGACAACTCCGCTGGTGCCGATGGTGGCCGAGACGGAGCCAGGGGAGAGGATGCCCATACCGACGGCTCCGGCGCCTTGGTCACCTGCGCCTGCGGCTATGGGGGTTCCGATGGCCAAGCCGGTAGCTCCGGCGCCGGTGTGGCTGATGCGGGCACAGATCTCGGGGCCCTCGAAGAGGCGTGGGAGCCAGGACATGGGGATTTCGGCGGCTTCGGCGATCTCGGCGGACCAGCGGCGGTGGGCGACGTCGAGCAGGAGGGTCCCTGAGGCCTCCTGCAGGTCCATGGCGAACTCGCCGGTGA
The Edaphobacter bradus genome window above contains:
- the xylB gene encoding xylulokinase codes for the protein MFLGIDVGTGGTRAVLIDREGRVLASASRDHAPIHSAQIGWAEQDPDDWWRAAREAIDAVMTTSGITGSEILSVGLTGQMHGCVMLDASGHVLRPALIWCDQRTQPQCDWLTEKIGFDRLIELTCNPALPNFTLTKLLWVRERQPEIFARITHVLCPKDYIRYRLTGEFAMDLQEASGTLLLDVAHRRWSAEIAEAAEIPMSWLPRLFEGPEICARISHTGAGATGLAIGTPIAAGAGDQGAGAVGMGILSPGSVSATIGTSGVVFAATDSPVKDRLGRLHTFCHAAPNRWHVMGVTNGAGLSFRYFRDTFASDASYGDLTTEAAKIPPGSDGLLWAPYLFGERTPHLDPAARAAFVGITASHTRGHFVRAVLEGVAFSLRDTLTLFSELGVPVRAIRLGGGGARGSLWRQIQADVYNYPVQLLEAEEGGAFGAALLAGTGVDAWPSVEAACEATIRVAQTIPPQQAAAMDDAYNHYRRIYSALKQISHA